The following proteins are encoded in a genomic region of Triticum dicoccoides isolate Atlit2015 ecotype Zavitan chromosome 1B, WEW_v2.0, whole genome shotgun sequence:
- the LOC119337032 gene encoding low-temperature-induced 65 kDa protein-like isoform X1 has protein sequence MDAPAMLTRNHVPENIAAEEGGQQQMHRDEKQHKPVLKKVKDKVKKIKNTIVGHGHGNGNGHGHDHDHEQDTGGSNSTDEDEEDVAMREAEVEKGGYQQDVEDKPIFTDSSPELHGAPMYDSERIPAAAKEVKHNDAPGVRLGDIGGLAAAHGVKRDDAAGERLGDFGGPASAKEVKRDDTQGVRPGDFGGPAAAHEVKRDDVAGERLGHLGGPASAKEVKRDDTQGVRLGDLGGSVVEDPAAPNSRTPMPRGGEDIGTTGVVRDFEAMTVSDDPKKVDVSKEYEAMPVSDGTGEEWNDAPTDAEYTGSYTDRLKNTAAGTTEYGRKLASTVYEKVAGVGTVVASKAQQVTPGFGAGGNAQDDSSATAAPGSMTAGAGKRDVDLPKEGTPASFTGSEGLKNAATDATGTERLKDAATDATGTAGLKNAATDATGTERLKDAATDATGTAGLKNAATDATTEAAPGATYTDKIMSAAAGTTEYGKKLASTVYEKVAGVGTAVASKAQQVTQSTPGVGAQDGATTTATATPGIGAQDGATTRATATPGAGGPGNGQDKGVTGVTAYIAEKLRPGDEERSLSEAITGAVQQRKEGVGSTVAKAREVPAQAVTRARGAVTSLTGGNRVSETVQPTTEGNIGEGVAAEGPVLHGEAPRTNTNVM, from the exons ATGGACGCGCCGGCCATGCTCACGCGCAACCACGTCCCCGAGAACATCGCCG CAGAGGAGGGCGGGCAGCAACAGATGCACCGGGACGAGAAGCAGCACAAGCCGGTGCTCAAGAAGGTCAAGGACAAGGTGAAGAAGATCAAGAACACCATCGTCGGCCATGGCCACGGCAACGGCAACGGCCACGGCCACGATCACGATCACGAGCAGGACACCGGTGGTAGCAACAGCaccgacgaggacgaggaggatgtGGCGATGAGGGAAGCAGAGGTGGAGAAGGGCGGgtaccagcaagacgtcgaggacaAGCCCATCTTCACGGACTCCAGCCCCGAGCTGCACGGCGCACCCA TGTACGACTCGGAGAGGATCCCAGCGGCGGCGAAAGAGGTGAAGCACAACGACGCTCCGGGGGTGCGGCTGGGTGACATTGGCGGCCTGGCAGCGGCGCATGGGGTGAAACGCGACGACGCCGCGGGGGAGCGGCTCGGCGACTTCGGCGGCCCAGCGTCGGCGAAGGAGGTGAAGCGCGACGACACCCAGGGGGTGCGGCCCGGCGACTTCGGCGGCCCGGCAGCGGCGCATGAGGTGAAACGCGACGACGTCGCGGGGGAGCGGCTCGGCCACTTGGGCGGCCCGGCGTCGGCGAAGGAGGTGAAGCGCGACGACACCCAGGGGGTGCGGCTCGGCGATCTCGGCGGCTCCGTCGTCGAGGACCCGGCCGCGCCGAACTCGAGGACGCCCATGCCGCGAGGTGGCGAGGACATCGGCACCACGGGCGTCGTCCGTGACTTCGAGGCGATGACCGTGTCAGACGACCCCAAGAAAGTCGACGTGAGCAAAGAGTATGAGGCAATGCCGGTGTCGGACGGCACCGGCGAGGAATGGAACGACGCACCCACGGACGCCGAGTACACCGGGAGCTACACGGACAGGCTCAAGAACACGGCGGCTGGCACGACAGAGTACGGCAGAAAGCTGGCGAGCACGGTGTATGAGAAGGTCGCCGGCGTCGGCACGGTCGTGGCGAGCAAGGCGCAGCAGGTCACCCCCGGCTTCGGCGCTGGCGGGAACGCGCAGGACGACTCCAGCGCAACTGCCGCCCCTGGATCGATGACCGCAGGTGCCGGGAAGAGGGACGTAGACTTGCCGAAAGAGGGAACGCCGGCGTCGTTCACCGGCTCGGAGGGACTGAAGAACGCGGCCACGGACGCGACGGGCACGGAGAGGCTGAAGGACGCGGCCACGGACGCGACAGGCACGGCGGGGCTGAAGAACGCGGCCACGGACGCGACGGGCACGGAGAGGCTGAAGGACGCGGCCACGGACGCGACAGGCACGGCGGGGCTGAAGAACGCGGCCACGGACGCGACGACGGAGGCCGCGCCTGGCGCGACGTACACCGACAAGATCATGTCCGCGGCGGCGGGCACCACGGAGTACGGCAAGAAACTGGCGAGCACGGTGTACGAGAAGGTCGCCGGCGTGGGAACGGCCGTGGCGAGCAAGGCGCAGCAGGTGACACAATCCACCCCTGGCGTCGGCGCGCAGGACGGCGCCACCACCACTGCGACGGCCACCCCAGGCATCGGTGCGCAGGACGGCGCCACCACCAGGGCGACGGCCACCCCTGGCGCGGGTGGGCCGGGGAACGGGCAGGACAAGGGGGTGACCGGCGTGACAGCCTACATCGCCGAGAAGCTGCGCCCGGGCGACGAGGAGCGCTCCCTGAGCGAGGCCATCACCGGCGCCGTGCAGCAGCGCAAGGAGGGGGTCGGGAGCACGGTGGCCAAGGCGCGCGAGGTCCCGGCACAGGCGGTGACCAGGGCGCGCGGCGCCGTCACGTCGCTCACCGGCGGGAACCGCGTCTCGGAGACCGTGCAGCCCACCACAG AGGGGAACATCGGGGAGGGCGTCGCGGCGGAGGGGCCGGTGCTTCACGGCGAGGCTCCGAGGACCAACACGAATGTGATGTGA
- the LOC119337032 gene encoding low-temperature-induced 65 kDa protein-like isoform X2 codes for MDAPAMLTRNHVPENIAEEGGQQQMHRDEKQHKPVLKKVKDKVKKIKNTIVGHGHGNGNGHGHDHDHEQDTGGSNSTDEDEEDVAMREAEVEKGGYQQDVEDKPIFTDSSPELHGAPMYDSERIPAAAKEVKHNDAPGVRLGDIGGLAAAHGVKRDDAAGERLGDFGGPASAKEVKRDDTQGVRPGDFGGPAAAHEVKRDDVAGERLGHLGGPASAKEVKRDDTQGVRLGDLGGSVVEDPAAPNSRTPMPRGGEDIGTTGVVRDFEAMTVSDDPKKVDVSKEYEAMPVSDGTGEEWNDAPTDAEYTGSYTDRLKNTAAGTTEYGRKLASTVYEKVAGVGTVVASKAQQVTPGFGAGGNAQDDSSATAAPGSMTAGAGKRDVDLPKEGTPASFTGSEGLKNAATDATGTERLKDAATDATGTAGLKNAATDATGTERLKDAATDATGTAGLKNAATDATTEAAPGATYTDKIMSAAAGTTEYGKKLASTVYEKVAGVGTAVASKAQQVTQSTPGVGAQDGATTTATATPGIGAQDGATTRATATPGAGGPGNGQDKGVTGVTAYIAEKLRPGDEERSLSEAITGAVQQRKEGVGSTVAKAREVPAQAVTRARGAVTSLTGGNRVSETVQPTTEGNIGEGVAAEGPVLHGEAPRTNTNVM; via the exons ATGGACGCGCCGGCCATGCTCACGCGCAACCACGTCCCCGAGAACATCGCCG AGGAGGGCGGGCAGCAACAGATGCACCGGGACGAGAAGCAGCACAAGCCGGTGCTCAAGAAGGTCAAGGACAAGGTGAAGAAGATCAAGAACACCATCGTCGGCCATGGCCACGGCAACGGCAACGGCCACGGCCACGATCACGATCACGAGCAGGACACCGGTGGTAGCAACAGCaccgacgaggacgaggaggatgtGGCGATGAGGGAAGCAGAGGTGGAGAAGGGCGGgtaccagcaagacgtcgaggacaAGCCCATCTTCACGGACTCCAGCCCCGAGCTGCACGGCGCACCCA TGTACGACTCGGAGAGGATCCCAGCGGCGGCGAAAGAGGTGAAGCACAACGACGCTCCGGGGGTGCGGCTGGGTGACATTGGCGGCCTGGCAGCGGCGCATGGGGTGAAACGCGACGACGCCGCGGGGGAGCGGCTCGGCGACTTCGGCGGCCCAGCGTCGGCGAAGGAGGTGAAGCGCGACGACACCCAGGGGGTGCGGCCCGGCGACTTCGGCGGCCCGGCAGCGGCGCATGAGGTGAAACGCGACGACGTCGCGGGGGAGCGGCTCGGCCACTTGGGCGGCCCGGCGTCGGCGAAGGAGGTGAAGCGCGACGACACCCAGGGGGTGCGGCTCGGCGATCTCGGCGGCTCCGTCGTCGAGGACCCGGCCGCGCCGAACTCGAGGACGCCCATGCCGCGAGGTGGCGAGGACATCGGCACCACGGGCGTCGTCCGTGACTTCGAGGCGATGACCGTGTCAGACGACCCCAAGAAAGTCGACGTGAGCAAAGAGTATGAGGCAATGCCGGTGTCGGACGGCACCGGCGAGGAATGGAACGACGCACCCACGGACGCCGAGTACACCGGGAGCTACACGGACAGGCTCAAGAACACGGCGGCTGGCACGACAGAGTACGGCAGAAAGCTGGCGAGCACGGTGTATGAGAAGGTCGCCGGCGTCGGCACGGTCGTGGCGAGCAAGGCGCAGCAGGTCACCCCCGGCTTCGGCGCTGGCGGGAACGCGCAGGACGACTCCAGCGCAACTGCCGCCCCTGGATCGATGACCGCAGGTGCCGGGAAGAGGGACGTAGACTTGCCGAAAGAGGGAACGCCGGCGTCGTTCACCGGCTCGGAGGGACTGAAGAACGCGGCCACGGACGCGACGGGCACGGAGAGGCTGAAGGACGCGGCCACGGACGCGACAGGCACGGCGGGGCTGAAGAACGCGGCCACGGACGCGACGGGCACGGAGAGGCTGAAGGACGCGGCCACGGACGCGACAGGCACGGCGGGGCTGAAGAACGCGGCCACGGACGCGACGACGGAGGCCGCGCCTGGCGCGACGTACACCGACAAGATCATGTCCGCGGCGGCGGGCACCACGGAGTACGGCAAGAAACTGGCGAGCACGGTGTACGAGAAGGTCGCCGGCGTGGGAACGGCCGTGGCGAGCAAGGCGCAGCAGGTGACACAATCCACCCCTGGCGTCGGCGCGCAGGACGGCGCCACCACCACTGCGACGGCCACCCCAGGCATCGGTGCGCAGGACGGCGCCACCACCAGGGCGACGGCCACCCCTGGCGCGGGTGGGCCGGGGAACGGGCAGGACAAGGGGGTGACCGGCGTGACAGCCTACATCGCCGAGAAGCTGCGCCCGGGCGACGAGGAGCGCTCCCTGAGCGAGGCCATCACCGGCGCCGTGCAGCAGCGCAAGGAGGGGGTCGGGAGCACGGTGGCCAAGGCGCGCGAGGTCCCGGCACAGGCGGTGACCAGGGCGCGCGGCGCCGTCACGTCGCTCACCGGCGGGAACCGCGTCTCGGAGACCGTGCAGCCCACCACAG AGGGGAACATCGGGGAGGGCGTCGCGGCGGAGGGGCCGGTGCTTCACGGCGAGGCTCCGAGGACCAACACGAATGTGATGTGA